The DNA region TATATTTGACGGAATACCATAGAGCTTATTCGTTTTTTTATCACGTAAAATACTTAGTTGTACACTTAACAACGATTGACGTATAACTTGTGGTGAGACAGCCTTTCCTAACACTCGCATACGATATAAGATCTTTGCAAAACGCCTTTATGTCAACAAATCCTTCATGTCATTGAGAATGAAGAGTTGGTATTGTGTTGTGATGCCGAGAAATCGGGATCGCTATGACGAAAAAGGAGTTTTGCAAAGGTCTTATTTCCCTGATTTTGATTTTCAACCTTTGGCATCATTTTTAAAATTGGAAGTTTTTTTGAATCTAAAGTACAAAATCTTGCATATATTTTACCCCAAAAACTCGTTATGTTATTAACATTCTATTGTTTAAGCCGTTAATAGAGAGCGACTATTTAGCTTTAAAATGATGGTCAACTTTGTCTTTTCTAAGCCATAATTCTTTATTCGACAAGCGTGTAATTTCCCATATTGTAGTTTGAATAGAGTCGCCTTGTCTAGATTTTGTAATTTCTAATTCTATATCACCCTTAAATTTCCATGTGCCTGTATATCCTGTATTTTCGCTATAAGTTCCATCTTTGCTAAAAGTCATTACAACAGATGGTAAATTGGTAGTAACACTAATACCGGTTTCGGTGTAAATAATGGCCGCATATTCCCACGAGTGTGCAATACGTTTGTTTTTTGATCGAAACGTAAAAATTGGGCCATCTTCGTATTTAGTACACGAAAACATTAATGCAACCACCAAAAAGCTAACGAGAATATTTTTCATCATATTGCAAATATAAGTATTTTTAAATTCCGTACATAATTTTATAGACCATTTCTTTGAGCAATTCGTGTCCATCGGCAAGCGAATCAACTCCTTTTGACTTCATATCGTATTCGCGAATAAGATGTATATTTTGAATTAATTGATTGCGGGTATAATTTTTTGCAGTAAGTTTATATTCATCGAGAAAGTAAGGTGGTATTCCTAACTTTGAGGCTATTTCATTATCTGATAAGCCTTGAAAATCTTTTAGTAAAATTACTTTTGAAAAATATTCAAACAGCCATACAATGGTTTGTTGAACCGGGTGCTGACGTGGATCAGATTGAAAATACAATAAAATACGATTAGCTTGTGTAATATTTTTTGTACCAATAGCCTTTAAAAGTTCAGTATTATTAAAATCTTTGCTAACTCCTATAAGTTTTTCGACATGAGATACTTTTATTTCATTTTCGTTTTCGAGGAAAAGAAGCATTTTATTTATTTCGTTGATAATAGACGAAAGATTATTGCCTATAAAATCGGTCATTAAATGAGCAGCTTTGGGTTCAATTTGTTTCCCTCTTAGTTTAAACTGACTGGTAATCCATGCTGGAAGCTTGGTTTCGTATATTTTTTTTGAATCGAAAATTATACCTGTTTTTTCGATGGCTTTATAAATTTTTCTGTTTTTTTCGAGTTTTTTGCCTTTATAGCAAATAACGAGAATGGTAGATGGTAATGGTTCTTGCAAATAACTAAGCAAGGGATTAATTTTTTTGCCAATTTCGCTGGCATCGAGGTTTTTAATGTTTTGAGCTTCTTTAATAATAACAACTTGATAATTTGCCATCATTGGATATCGTTTGGCTAATGAAACTACCGATGCCAGATCAATATCCTTACCATAAGCGACTGTTAAATTAAACGACTTTTCAGCCTCATTTAAAACATTTTCCTCGATATAATCGGAGATAGCATCAATAAAATAAGGCTCTTCGCCCATTAAAAAATATATAGGCTTATATATTTGTTTTTTTAATTCGTCTGTTATCTGTTCGTAAGTTAATGCAGCCATATTTTAATCGTCAAAACGCAGATGTTTTACAGATTTTCCTTCATCTTTTAATTCAATTAATGCATCTATTCCTATTCGCAAATGATCTTGAACAAATTGTTCGGTAACATATTTATCAGAAGCTTCCGTTTTTATTCCGGTCGAAATCATTGGTTGGTCAGATACAAGCAATAAGGCACCACTTGGAATACCGTTTGCAAAGCCTACTACAAAAATAGTGGCTGTTTCCATATCGATAGCCATGGCACGAGTTTTTTCGAGGTAAAGTTTAAAGCGGTCGTCGTATTCCCAAACTCGTTTATTGGTTGTAAAAACGACACCGGTCCAGTAATCTTTGCCGTGGTCGCGTATAGTAGATGAAACTGCTCGTTGTAATGAGAATGCAGGTAAAGCTGGAATTTCAGGAGGTAAATAATCGTTCGATGTACCTTCGCTACGAATGGCAGCAATAGGAAGAATTAAATCGCCCAAACGATTTTTAGCTTTTAGTCCACCACATTTGCCTAAAAATAAAACGGCTTTTGGACTAATAGCGCTTAACAAATCCATAATCGTTGCAGCATTGGGACTACCCATACCAAAATTTATAATGGTTATTCCATTGGCACTCGCATTGGGCATATTTCTATTTTGCCCTAAAATAGGAACTTGATACCACTCTGCAAACAATTCAACATAATGGTTAAAGTTAGTTAAGAGTATATAGGGAGTAAATTCATTTAATGGTCTTCCGGTATATCGTGGAAGCCAGTTTTCTACTATTTCTTGTTTCGTCTTCATATTGTCCAATTTTTGCAAATGTACGAGAAAAAAATTAATCTTTTATTATCTGCATTAAATAAGGAATTATTCGATCGTCGGGCGATGGAGCATTATTATTTACGACTTTCCCGTCTGAACTCCAAATCATAAACTGAGGAAGTGCTTTAATTTTAAAATATTTTTTAAATTGCTTTTCATCGTTTTTACAAAATAAATATTCACCAATTAAATCATGAGATTTTATCATGTGTTTTAGCTTTTCTTTTTGCGGATATAAAACAATATTAATCACGTGCATTTTATCTAAAAATCTTGTTAAGCTTGCCTTTTCTTGTTTTAAAAAGGGCAAAAATTCATACGATCTAAAATCGGCAATCATCAAGTATACATACTTCCCTTTAAAATTTCTTAAATATAATTCGTTTCCATCTATGTCGATAAAGGGGAATTCTTCAAAGGCATAAATAATTTCGTCGTTTTTAATTTTTTGTCGAATATTAGTGGCCATTTGTTTTAGTGAATTTGTTTTGGCAACAAAAATCATCGAATCGAGTATGGTTTTAATACCTATAGGCGAAAAACGCACTTTATTGGGCAAATCGTTGCTGTAATAAGCATCGTGCAACCCTTTTAATATTACCAAATCGACCAACGTATCGTTAGTAAATGCAGGATTGCGTTTAATAGCTTTTCTTAATGCGATGGGACTTCGCAATTTTGTAATAGCATCGCTTACATCTTCGCCCCAGTGTGTTGTTGCATAATAGGACAAATAATCGTTAAATATTTGATTAAATAATTCAGTATATGCCGCATTATTTAATAACACAGGTTTATCGTTAAAATAATATTTAATGATAAAATTTTGATCGCGTTCGTACGACAAATATTTCATTAAAATAATCTTATAAAATAAATATTGTTTAAAATATTTCGATGAAACATGATCATATTTTACTGATAACAGGTTTAATAAAGAATCGACCGTACGTCGCTTTATTTTAAAGTGTAAAACCTTAAAATATTTTTGAACTAGCGTATCGATAGAATATTCGAGCCTACTGATGGATTCGTGAGTACAAGTGGAATCCATATTTAAAATGGTGGTATAAAATATGAAGGGTTCGAAATATGTATTTAATGAATCTTCTATAGTTAAAGGTTGTTTTAAGGGAACCTTTATTTTATATAAATTATTGGGTTCTACGCAAACTACTATTTCGTTTTTATAAAGAGGAATATGAACTATTTGAGTACTATGAATGTTTAGTTTTACTATCCACTCTCCATTATTATTTACTTTTGCCCAAGCTATTGTATCCCATATTTTAGTTATAAAATCTTTTTCTTTTAAAACATACAAAGTATCGTTGCTATAACTTTTATTTATAAACGAAATAGTTGTATTTTGCGAAATAGCAGAGGTAAAAATAAAAAGCAATAACAGAAAATAACTCCAATGTTTATTCATATAAATTAATTCCTTCGGGTACAAATCGACTCGCATCGCCTCCATATTTTAAAACCTCGCGCACAATTGTACTATTAATAGGGGTATATTCCGGAACTGTAAGCATAAAAACAGTTTCGATACCATTATTCAAAAACCGATTGGTTTGAGCAATAGCTCGTTCGTATTCAAAATCGGCACTTGTTCGCAAACCACGCAAAATAAATGAAGCTCCGATGCTTTTACAAAAATCGACCGTTAATCCTTGATAAGTAACAACTTCTATTTTAGAATTGTTTGCAAAAACTTGCTTTATCCATTTTAATCTTTTTTCAATCGGGAAAAACGATTCTTTTTTATCGGCATTAATCCCTATGGCAATATATAACTTATCGAATAAAGGTAAAGCTCTTCGAATAACCGATTCGTGTCCTTTTGTAATCGGGTCAAATGAACCTGGAAATACAGCAATTTTTTCCATTTTTATTATTTTAAAACAATAACTAAAATTTACAAATTTTATTACAACGAATCTAACAAAGCTGTCATAGCAGCATCGCTAATAGGTGATAACGATATATTTAAATGGTTATTAACTGTACTTACAGTTGTTTTTAGATAATAATAATAGAGCTGCTGTTGATTATTAATGCCCATCATTACAATTTTAACTGTATCATCAACTGGGGCAATGCCCGATGTTTGATTGTAAACCTGCATTAAACTTTTTAAGTTTGGAAAATACATAAAAGTTGCTACATTTTGTAGGTTATCGGTAGCAGAACTAAATGTATAATTAGTAAAATTTGTTCCTGTTGTTACTGCCTGTTTTCCACAGCCAATCCATCCTAGTCGAGATATTAAACCTAAATAACCGTACGAAGTAACTGTAAAATCTTCGTTGGGGTTTTGTACCCAATTAACAATGCCCGAACTTTCGACACCATAATGAATTTTCATTCCGTTTAACGGTGTTGTACTAGGCATTTCAACTGCCCAAGTTTTATTTGGACGCAACATTAGCTCCTGTCCGTTTTTAAACGCTCTAATTCGAATTTCTCCTCCTGTAGTAAGTAAAATGCCACTTGCAACGGTTGGCATCTGATAATAAATCATATCTTTGGGCGTATATAGTTCCACTAACTTAACTGTGAAAGGGAAATAAACACTATCGCCATTGGGATACATTAAATTCGATTTAATAGCCCAAATCTTAGTTCCTTGATTTCCAATAATAGGTCCTTGTCCGTTAGTATCAATTACAAACTCTTGTTCTTGTTGTTTTTTGTCATCAAAATAGTTGTTTATAGGTTCATAATCATTTATTTGTTGTTTTTCTTCAATACGTTCTTTTGAGCATTGTAAAAAAAACAAAGAACTTAAAGAAAGAGTTAATAAAATCTGAATTTTTGTTTTCATAAACAACATGTTTTTTATATAAGACTACAATTTAATCGTATGCGTTGCATGAACCCGATCGGGTTCTTCTGCCTCCGCCTCCAAAATGGCGTTTATTGTTTTTGCAATTAAAAAAATACATAAATCCTAATTGCAAATTAGTTTCTTTCCATTTTAAGTTGTATCGATATTCTAAAAATGGACGAAAACAACGATTGGTTTTAACTCCTAAACCACCTTCAAAATCCCAATTGGAGTATTTTGCATTCTCCATGTGCGAAATGGTATAATTTATCCAGCCATTATAACCTCCATGTAATAACAAATAAAATGTCCATGAGCGAATATGAAAAAGATTTTGATGTAAAGAAAGTCCAAGATAATATTCGTTTATTTTATTAAATGCTGGATAATATGCTACTTGAGGGGCAATGCTAAAGTTACCCATTGGAAATTCTACTCTTAAACCACCTCCAAAGCTCTCAGTCTGTAGGTTATAAATAGCTGATGCACCTATACCCCATGTTTGTGCTTGTATTTTATCAAATTGATTTAAAATTGTAGTAACTAACAATAATTTGAGTATAATTCTAATGTAAAACTTCATTATATATGGTTTATTTGCTACAAACCTACTTTTTTTATTTGTAAATAAAAATATGCATTTTGATATTTTATTAACAAAAATATAAAAAGGCTAACATTTCTGTCAGCCTTTTTATATTTTTTATGCTTCGCCCTTTGGTCCACCAAAGTTTAGTGGCAAAGGTGGTGCATCAACCGCTTTTATCGGTCCAAATTGTGATTCAAATTTTTGAATATTATCTTTTAAAGCTAATAAAAGTCGTTTAGCATGTTCGGGTGTAAGTATAATTCGCGATTGAACTTTAGCTTTAGGCATTCCAGGCATTAACCTCACAAAATCTACTACAAATTCAGAGTTCGAATGTGAGATAATAGCCAGATTGGAATATATTCCTTGGCCAACTTGTTCGTCTAATTCGATATTAATTTCACCTTTGGGCATTTCTTTTTCGTTCATAGTATTATTCATTTACTTCTACATTCTTTTTACGAATGTTAGAAAGGTTTTCTAAATCTTGTTTTGAGCCGACTATCATACGTTGATACTCTCTTAATCCAGTACCCGCAGGAATTAAATGTCCTACTATAACATTTTCTTTTAATCCTTCGAGTGTATCGACTTTTCCACGAACAGCAGCTTCGTTCAAAACTTTTGTTGTTTCCTGGAAGGATGCAGCCGAAATAAAGCTATGAGTTTGTAATGCTGCTCGAGTAATACCTTGCAATACTTGACTTGCAGTAGCAGGAACAGCATCGCGTGCACTTACGAGTTTCTTGTCGTTACGTTTGAGCATAGAATTTTCGTCGCGTAACTGACGCACCGAGACAATCATACCAGGTTTAAAGTTTTCGCTATCGCCGGCATCGATAACAACTTTTTTACCGTAAATATTATCGTTTTCTTCCAAGAATTCTATTTTATCGACTAACATTTTTTCGAGGAATCGGGTATCGCCTGGGTCTTCTATTTGAACTTTACGCATCATTTGGCGTACAACAATTTCAAAATGTTTGTCGTTAATTTTCACACCTTGTAAACGATATACTTCCTGAATTTCGTTAACGATATATTCTTGAACAACAGTAGGTCCTTTAATAGCAAGTATATCGTTGGGTGTAATTGCTCCATCGGATAAGGGCGTACCTGCTCTTACATAATCGCTTTCTTGAACCAACATCTGTTTCGATAATGGTATCATATATTTCTTTTCTTCACCTGTTTTGGAGCGTATAATTATTTCGCGGTTACCACGTTTTATTTTGCCATAAAATACTTCACCATCTATTTCGGCTACCACAGCAGGGTTCGATGGATTACGAGCTTCGAATAACTCAGTAACACGAGGTAAACCTCCTGTAATATCGCCCGATTTACCAACGGCACGTGGAATTTTAACTAAAATAGAACCCGTTTTTATCTTATCGCCAACATTAAGAGAAACGTGAGCTCCTACAGGGATATTGTAAGATTTTATTTCTAAACCATCTTTACCTACAATCTTAATAACAGGATTTTTTGTCTTATCGCGTGTTTCAATAATTACCTTTTCTTTGAAGCCTGTTTGTTCGTCGGATTCTTCACGATAAGTAACATTTTCAATCATGTATTCAAAATCAACAGTACCTGTTGCTTCTGAAATAATTACGGCATTATATGGATCCCATTCGCATAATAAATCGCCTTTTTTAACTTCAGCACCATGTTCTACATATAATTTTGAACCATAGGGTATATTATGGGTCATTAATATAATACCGGTGTTCTTATCAATTAAACGTAATTCTGTTAAACGACTTACTACTATACGTGTTTTCGATTTGGGTTCTTCCTCATACGGCACGGTTCTTAGTTCTTCGAGTTCGATAATACCGTCGTATTTGGCAGTAACGTTAGATTCAGTTGTTATATTTGATGCAGTACCCCCAACGTGGAATGTTCGTAGTGTAAGCTGTGTACCAGGCTCACCAATAGACTGTGCTGCAATAACTCCAACAGCTTCACCAATTTTAACCATTCTACCGGTTGCTAAATTACGTCCATAGCATTTTGCACATACACCTTTTTTCGATTCGCAAGTTAGCACCGAACGTATTTCAACCGATTCGATAGGCGAATTTTCGATTGTTTCTGCAATTTCTTCAGTAATTTCTTCGCCGGCAGAAACAATTAATTCTCCTGTTTGTGGATGATATACATCGTGAACAGATACACGTCCCAAAATACGATCGTAAAGTGATTCGACTACTTCTTCGCCTTTTTTAACAGCACTTGCCACTAAACCACGCAATGTGCCACAATCTTCTTGATTTATAATAACATCTTGCGTTACATCGACTAAACGACGTGTTAAATAACCTGCATCAGCTGTTTTTAAAGCAGTATCGGCCAAACCTTTACGAGCACCGTGTGTAGAAATAAAATATTCAAGAACCGACAAACCTTCTTTAAAGTTTGCCAAAATGGGGTTTTCAATAATTTCATTACCTGTAGAGCCCGATTTTTGAGGTTTTGCCATAAGACCACGCATACCGCATAACTGACGAATCTGTTCTTTTGAACCACGAGCACCCGAGTCGAGCATCATATATACAGGGTTAAAACCATCGCGATGTTCTGAAATTTGTTTAAGCACTAAATTGGTCAATTTAGCATTGGTATGTGTCCAAATATCAATTATTTGGTTATAGCGCTCATTATTAGTAATGAAACCCATGTTGTAGTTTTGCATTACCTCTTCTACCTGTGCATATCCTTCTTCGATTAATTTTTCTTTTTCGGGTGGCACAATAACATCTTCAAGATTGAATGACAATCCACCTTTAAATGCCATGTGGTAACCCATATTCTTTATATCGTCGAGGAACTTAGCTGTTCTTGCAATACCTACAACTTTTAATACTTTAGAAATAATATCGCGAAGCGATTTTTTCGTTAATAATTCATTTATAAAGCCTACTTCTTTGGGGACAAGTTCGTTGAATAAAACTCTTCCAACTGTAGTATCTACAATATGTTTAACTTGTTTGCCATCAACTACATCGTCAACTCTAACCTTTATTTGTGCATGCATATCTACTTTCCCTTCGTTGTATGCAATGATAACTTCTTCGGGAGAATAAAAGATAGCACCTTCGCCTTTAACTTTAAAAGTAGGAGTTGATTTTGCAGGTTTGGTAATATAATAAAGTCCCAATACCATGTCTTGCGATGGAACTGTAATAGGTGCACCATTACTTGGGTTTAGAATGTTATGCGAAGCTAACATTAAAAGTTGTGCTTCTAATATAGCTGCATTACCTAGAGGTAGATGCACGGCCATTTGGTCACCGTCGAAGTCAGCATTGAATGCTGTACAAACCAATGGGTGTAACTGTATAGCTTTACCTTCGATGAGTTTAGGTTGGAATGCCTGAATACCAAGTCGGTGAAGTGTAGGAGCACGGTTTAGTAATACAGGATGATTTTTCAAAACATTTTCGAGAATGTCCCAAACAACAGGGTCGCGACGATCAACAATTTTCTTAGCAGATTTTACCGTTTTAACAATTCCACGTTCAATAAGCTTGCGTATGATAAATGGTTTATAAAGTTCGGCCGCCATATCTTTTGGGAGTCCGCACTCATGTATTTGCAATTCGGGTCCTACAACGATAACCGAACGAGCGGAATAATCGACACGTTTACCTAATAAGTTTTGACGGAAACGACCTTGCTTACCTTTTAAGCTATCGCTTAGTGATTTTAATGGACGATTACCTTCGGTTTTTACCGCTTGCGATTTTCTGGAATTGTCGAGTAAGCTATCAACAGCTTCCTGAAGCATACGTTTTTCATTACGTAAAATAACTTCGGGAGCTTTTATGTCCATTAATCTTTTTAAACGATTATTACGAATAATAACTCGACGATATAAATCGTTTAAATCGCTGGTAGCAAAACGACCACCATCGAGTGGCACTAAAGGACGTAATTCGGGTGGAATAACGGGTAAAATCTTTAGTATCATCCATTCGGGACGATTAATATTCTTCGATTCACGGAATGCTTCAACTACTTGTAATCGTTTAAGGGCTTCGAGTTTACGTTGTTGAGAAGATTCTTTTGAAGCAATATCGCGTA from Bacteroidales bacterium includes:
- a CDS encoding AMP nucleosidase, with translation MKTKQEIVENWLPRYTGRPLNEFTPYILLTNFNHYVELFAEWYQVPILGQNRNMPNASANGITIINFGMGSPNAATIMDLLSAISPKAVLFLGKCGGLKAKNRLGDLILPIAAIRSEGTSNDYLPPEIPALPAFSLQRAVSSTIRDHGKDYWTGVVFTTNKRVWEYDDRFKLYLEKTRAMAIDMETATIFVVGFANGIPSGALLLVSDQPMISTGIKTEASDKYVTEQFVQDHLRIGIDALIELKDEGKSVKHLRFDD
- a CDS encoding DUF3467 domain-containing protein, which produces MNEKEMPKGEINIELDEQVGQGIYSNLAIISHSNSEFVVDFVRLMPGMPKAKVQSRIILTPEHAKRLLLALKDNIQKFESQFGPIKAVDAPPLPLNFGGPKGEA
- the coaD gene encoding pantetheine-phosphate adenylyltransferase; translation: MEKIAVFPGSFDPITKGHESVIRRALPLFDKLYIAIGINADKKESFFPIEKRLKWIKQVFANNSKIEVVTYQGLTVDFCKSIGASFILRGLRTSADFEYERAIAQTNRFLNNGIETVFMLTVPEYTPINSTIVREVLKYGGDASRFVPEGINLYE
- the holA gene encoding DNA polymerase III subunit delta — protein: MAALTYEQITDELKKQIYKPIYFLMGEEPYFIDAISDYIEENVLNEAEKSFNLTVAYGKDIDLASVVSLAKRYPMMANYQVVIIKEAQNIKNLDASEIGKKINPLLSYLQEPLPSTILVICYKGKKLEKNRKIYKAIEKTGIIFDSKKIYETKLPAWITSQFKLRGKQIEPKAAHLMTDFIGNNLSSIINEINKMLLFLENENEIKVSHVEKLIGVSKDFNNTELLKAIGTKNITQANRILLYFQSDPRQHPVQQTIVWLFEYFSKVILLKDFQGLSDNEIASKLGIPPYFLDEYKLTAKNYTRNQLIQNIHLIREYDMKSKGVDSLADGHELLKEMVYKIMYGI
- the rpoC gene encoding DNA-directed RNA polymerase subunit beta', whose product is MAFRKENKIKPNFSKVTIGLASPEEILDHSWGEVLKPETINYRTYKPERDGLFCERIFGPVKDYECHCGKYKRIRYKGIVCDRCGVEVTEKKVRRERMGHIQLVVPVAHIWYIRSQPNKIGALLGLNSKKIESIIYYERYIVINPGILESEEIQKYTLLTDDEYTEIIKNLPKENQLLHDDDPQKFIAKMGAEAIYELLQKINLDDLSYELRDIASKESSQQRKLEALKRLQVVEAFRESKNINRPEWMILKILPVIPPELRPLVPLDGGRFATSDLNDLYRRVIIRNNRLKRLMDIKAPEVILRNEKRMLQEAVDSLLDNSRKSQAVKTEGNRPLKSLSDSLKGKQGRFRQNLLGKRVDYSARSVIVVGPELQIHECGLPKDMAAELYKPFIIRKLIERGIVKTVKSAKKIVDRRDPVVWDILENVLKNHPVLLNRAPTLHRLGIQAFQPKLIEGKAIQLHPLVCTAFNADFDGDQMAVHLPLGNAAILEAQLLMLASHNILNPSNGAPITVPSQDMVLGLYYITKPAKSTPTFKVKGEGAIFYSPEEVIIAYNEGKVDMHAQIKVRVDDVVDGKQVKHIVDTTVGRVLFNELVPKEVGFINELLTKKSLRDIISKVLKVVGIARTAKFLDDIKNMGYHMAFKGGLSFNLEDVIVPPEKEKLIEEGYAQVEEVMQNYNMGFITNNERYNQIIDIWTHTNAKLTNLVLKQISEHRDGFNPVYMMLDSGARGSKEQIRQLCGMRGLMAKPQKSGSTGNEIIENPILANFKEGLSVLEYFISTHGARKGLADTALKTADAGYLTRRLVDVTQDVIINQEDCGTLRGLVASAVKKGEEVVESLYDRILGRVSVHDVYHPQTGELIVSAGEEITEEIAETIENSPIESVEIRSVLTCESKKGVCAKCYGRNLATGRMVKIGEAVGVIAAQSIGEPGTQLTLRTFHVGGTASNITTESNVTAKYDGIIELEELRTVPYEEEPKSKTRIVVSRLTELRLIDKNTGIILMTHNIPYGSKLYVEHGAEVKKGDLLCEWDPYNAVIISEATGTVDFEYMIENVTYREESDEQTGFKEKVIIETRDKTKNPVIKIVGKDGLEIKSYNIPVGAHVSLNVGDKIKTGSILVKIPRAVGKSGDITGGLPRVTELFEARNPSNPAVVAEIDGEVFYGKIKRGNREIIIRSKTGEEKKYMIPLSKQMLVQESDYVRAGTPLSDGAITPNDILAIKGPTVVQEYIVNEIQEVYRLQGVKINDKHFEIVVRQMMRKVQIEDPGDTRFLEKMLVDKIEFLEENDNIYGKKVVIDAGDSENFKPGMIVSVRQLRDENSMLKRNDKKLVSARDAVPATASQVLQGITRAALQTHSFISAASFQETTKVLNEAAVRGKVDTLEGLKENVIVGHLIPAGTGLREYQRMIVGSKQDLENLSNIRKKNVEVNE